The proteins below come from a single Balaenoptera acutorostrata chromosome 2, mBalAcu1.1, whole genome shotgun sequence genomic window:
- the SBNO2 gene encoding protein strawberry notch homolog 2 isoform X2 produces MPLRPGSWSPPMLAAGPTMDGEFPPHEPPPAGSVLYSPPPLQTPLCGPSVQDAMLHYPWWNSFSPTPYPAFSSESHQFMNSSFIVGQPCMDTSYGPAAATPSFPPKSSDFPQDSSYLDDLSNASIFSSSVDSLSDIADTPDFLPADSLSQVPTIWDVSTGPSAHDKLFLPSGPFTGLEDPVSSLSSTPLLVSYQSQSQPEEDDDAEEDEAEELGHAETYADYVPSKSKLGKQHPDRVVETSTLSSVPPPDITYTLALASSDSGALSALQLEAITYACQQHEVLLPGGQRAGFLIGDGAGVGKGRTVAGIILENYLRGRKKALWFSVSNDLKYDAERDLRDIAAPGIAVHALSKIKYGDNTTSEGVLFATYSALIGESQAGGQHRTRIRQILEWCGEAFNGVIVFDECHKAKNASSTKMGKAVLDLQNKLPLARVVYASATGASEPRNMIYMSRLGIWGEGTPFRTFEEFLHAIEKRGVGAMEIVAMDMKVSGMYIARQLSFSGVTFRIEEIPLAPAFEHIYNRAALLWAEALGVFQQAADWIGLESRKSLWGQFWSAHQRFFKYLCVAAKVHRLVELAREELARDKCVVIGLQSTGEARTREVLGEKEGQLDGFVSAAEGVFLSLIQKHFPSTKRKRERGPGSKRKRRPRGRGAKVPRLACDAAGVIRVSDDSSTESDGGLDSDFHSSPESLMDDDVVIVDAIGLPADDRGPLCPPPRDLHGPGVLERVDRLKQDLLAKVRTLGRELPVNTLDELIDQLGGPECVAEMTGRKGRVVSRSDGTVAFESRAEQGLSIDHVNLREKERFMSGEKLVAIISEASSSGISLQADRRVPNQRRRVHMTLELPWSADRAIQQFGRTHRSNQVSAPEYIFLISELAGERRFASIVAKRLESLGALTHGDRRATESRDLSKYNFENKYGARALSCVLTTILSQTESKVPLPQGYPGGDAVFFRDMKQGLLSVGIGGRESRSGCLDVEKDCSISKFLNRILGLEVHKQNTLFQYFSDTFDHLIAADKKEGKYDMGILDLAPGIDEIYEESQQVFLAPGHPQDGQVIFYKISVDRGLKWEEAYARSLELMGTHDGFYLSYKVRGNKPSCLLAQQNRGKLFTVYKPNIGRQSQLETLDSLCRRFHRVTAEEAREHWESSYTFSLTHCSHTTWNRHCRLVQEGKDCAQGLRLRHHYMLCGALLRVWGRIAAVMADVTSSSYLQIVRLKTKDKKKQVGIKIPEACVRRVLQELQLMDADVKRKQVRARGLPALPPAPRPLALPCGPGEVLDLTYSPPAQAFPPPSPFAFPAPAPGPGGLLLGAPDAPADPAALLHQGCDINFKEVLEDMLRSLNAAPPPEPPGPLGAGRGAPGAPEGSGGPERQSVIQFSPPFPNS; encoded by the exons GACTCCTCGTACCTCGATGACCTCTCTAATGCCTCCATCTTCTCCTCGTCCGTGGACTCCCTCTCGGACATCGCAGACACACCTGACTTCCTGCCTGCCGACAGCCTCAGCCAGGTGCCCACCATCTGGGACGTGAGCACTGGCCCCTCCGCCCACGACAAG CTGTTCCTGCCCAGCGGGCCGTTTACAGGCCTTGAGGACCCTGTGTCCTCTCTCTCCAGCACCCCACTTCTCGTCAGCTACCAG TCTCAGAGTCAGCCCGAGGAGGACGATGACGCCGAGGAGGATGAGGCGGAGGAGCTGGGCCACGCAGAGACCTACGCCGACTACGTGCCGTCCAAGT CCAAGCTTGGGAAGCAGCACCCGGACCGCGTGGTGGAGACCAGCACGCTGTCCAGCGTTCCGCCGCCAGACATCACCTACACCCTCGCCCTGGCCTCCTCCGACAGCGGGGCCCTTTCCGCCCTGCAGCTAGAGGCCATCACCTACGCCTGCCAG CAACACGAGGTCCTCCTCCCCGGTGggcagcgcgcgggcttccttATCGGCGATGGCGCGGGTGTGGGCAAGGGCCGCACGGTGGCCGGCATCATCCTGGAGAACTACCTGCGGGGCAGAAAGAAGGCCTTGTG GTTCAGCGTCTCCAACGATCTCAAGTATGACGCGGAGCGCGACCTGCGGGACATCGCCGCCCCTGGCATCGCGGTGCACGCACTGAGCAAG ATCAAGTACGGCGACAACACTACCTCAGAGGGCGTCCTCTTCGCCACCTACTCCGCCCTGATCGGGGAGAGCCAGGCAGGCGGGCAGCACCGCACGCGCATCCGGCAGATCCTGGAGTGGTGCGGCGAGGCCTTCAACGGCGTG ATTGTGTTTGACGAGTGCCACAAAGCCAAGAACGCCAGCTCCACCAAGATGGGCAAGGCCGTGCTGGACCTGCAGAACAAGCTGCCCCTGGCCAGGGTGGTCTACGCCAGCGCCACAG gtgccTCTGAGCCCCGGAACATGATCTACATGAGCCGCCTGGGTATCTGGGGCGAGGGCACGCCCTTCCGGACCTTCGAGGAGTTTCTGCATGCCATCGAGAAGAG GGGTGTGGGCGCCATGGAGATCGTGGCCATGGACATGAAGGTCAGTGGCATGTACATCGCACGCCAGCTCAGCTTCTCCGGCGTCACCTTCCGCATCGAGGAGATCCCGCTGGCCCCGGCCTTCGAGCACATCTACAACCGGGCGGCCCTGCTG TGGGCCGAGGCCCTGGGCGTGTTCCAGCAGGCCGCTGACTGGATCGGCCTGGAGTCGCGCAAGTCCCTGTGGGGCCAGTTCTGGTCGGCCCACCAGCGCTTCTTCAAGTACCTATGTGTTGCCGCCAAGGTGCACCGGCTGGTGGAGCTGGCCCGGGAGGAGCTGGCCCGGGACAAG tgCGTGGTTATCGGGCTGCAGTCCACGGGTGAGGCGCGTACCCGGGAGGTGCTGGGCGAGAAGGAGGGCCAGCTTGATGGCTTCGTGTCCGCTGCCGA aGGCGTCTTTCTGTCGCTAATTCAGAAGCACTTTCCTTCAACCAAGAGGAAGCGAGAGAGAGGACCGGGCAGTAAGCGAAAAC GGCGGCCGCGGGGCCGCGGGGCCAAGGTGCCCAGGCTGGCGTGTGACGCAGCGGGCGTGATCCGCGTCAGTGACGACAGCAGCACGGAGTCGGATGGCGGCCTGGACAGCGACTTCCACTCCTCCCCCGAGTCCCTGATGGACGACGACGTGGTCATCGTGGACGCCATCGGGCTCCCGGCTGACGACCGCG GCCCCTTGTGTCCCCCACCGCGGGACCTGCACGGCCCCGGTGTCCTGGAGCGGGTGGACCGGCTGAAACAGGACCTGCTGGCCAAGGTGCGGACGCTGGGCCGGGAGCTGCCCGTCAACACCCTGGACGAGCTCATTGACCAGCTTGGGGGTCCGGAGTGCGTGGCGGAG ATGACCGGCAGGAAGGGCCGCGTAGTGTCCAGGTCCGACGGGACAGTGGCCTTCGAATCCCGGGCGGAGCAGGGCCTCTCCATCGACCACGTGAACCTCAGGGAGAAGGAGCGCTTCATGAGCGGAGAGAAG CTCGTGGCCATCATCTCAGAGGCCTCCAGCTCCGGCATCTCCCTCCAAGCTGACCGCCGGGTCCCGAACCAGCGGCGCAGGGTGCACATGACACTGGAGCTGCCCTGGAGCGCCGACCGGGCCATCCAGCAGTTTG GCCGGACCCACCGCTCCAACCAGGTCTCCGCGCCTGAGTACATCTTCCTCATCTCGGAGCTGGCCGGGGAGCGCAGGTTTGCGTCCATCGTGGCCAAGCGGCTGGAGAGCCTG GGGGCTCTGACCCACGGGGACCGCCGAGCCACCGAGTCCCGTGACCTGAGCAAGTACAACTTTGAGAACAAG TACGGCGCCCGGGCACTCAGCTGCGTCCTCACCACCATCCTAAGCCAGACAGAGAGCAAGGTGCCGCTGCCCCAGGGCTACCCTGGAGGGGACGCCGTCTTCTTCCGCG ACATGAAGCAGGGGCTGCTGTCAGTTGGCATCGGCGGGCGCGAGTCCCGGTCTGGCTGCCTGGACGTGGAAAAGG ACTGCTCCATCAGCAAGTTCCTCAACCGCATCCTGGGGCTGGAGGTGCACAAGCAGAACACGCTCTTCCAGTACTTCTCCGACACCTTCGACCACCTCATCGCCGCCGACAAGAAGGAGGGCAAATACGACATGGGCATCCTGG ACCTGGCCCCCGGCATTGACGAGATCTACGAGGAGAGCCAGCAGGTGTTCCTGGCCCCCGGGCACCCGCAGGATGGGCAGGTGATCTTCTACAAG ATCAGCGTGGACCGCGGCCTGAAGTGGGAGGAGGCCTATGCCCGGTCGCTGGAGCTGATGGGCACCCATGACGGCTTCTACCTCTCCTACAAG GTCCGCGGCAACAAGCCCAGCTGCCTGCTGGCCCAGCAGAACCGCGGCAAGCTCTTCACCGTGTACAAGCCCAACATCGGGCGGCAGAGCCAGCTGGAGACCTTGGACAGCCTGTGCCGGAGGTTCCACCGG GTGACAGCGGAGGAGGCCAGAGAGCACTGGGAGAGCAGCTACACCTTCTCGCTGACGCACTGCAGCCACACCACGTG GAACCGGCACTGCCGGCTGGTGCAGGAGGGCAAGGACTGCGCGCAGGGCCTGAGGCTGCGACACCACTACATGCTGTGCGGGGCCCTGCTGCGCGTGTGGGGCCGTATCGCCGCCGTCATGGCCGACGTCACCAGCAGCAGCTACCTGCAGATCGTGCGCCTCAAGACCAAGGACAAGAAGAAGCAAGTTG GCATCAAGATCCCGGAGGCTTGCGTGCGCCGCGTCCTGCAGGAGCTGCAGCTCATGGACGCCGATGTGAAGCGCAAGCAGGTGCGCGCCCGGGGTCTCCCCGCGCTGCCGCCCGCCCCACGCCCGCTCGCGCTGCCCTGTGGCCCCGGCGAGGTCCTGGACCTCACGTACAGTCCACCGGCCCAGGCCTTCCCGCCGCCCTCGCCCTTCGCCTTcccggccccggcccccggccccggcGGCCTGCTGCTGGGTGCCCCCGATGCCCCGGCTGACCCCGCGGCGCTCCTGCACCAGGGTTGCGACATCAACTTCAAGGAGGTGCTGGAGGATATGCTGCGCTCCCTCAACGCCGCGCCGCCCCCTGAGCCCCCCGGCCCGCTGGGCGCCGGCAGGGGGGCACCAGGCGCGCCGGAGGGCAGTGGGGGCCCCGAGCGGCAGAGCGTCATCCAGTTCAGCCCCCCCTTCCCCAACTCCTAG